In Anopheles arabiensis isolate DONGOLA chromosome 2, AaraD3, whole genome shotgun sequence, the genomic window GcagatgatcatgatgatgatgatgatgttggatCAAGGGTCAATCTCGTGTGAAGATGATTCAAATGCAATTACTGCTGCCGCCACTGCTGCTTGTCGGCGAACAGAGCAAGGAAAGACAGCATCGCCCAGTATCGCGAGGGACTGTTGGATTTAGTGCAACCGTGGGCAGGCGGTTGGAACGGTTCAGTTTCTTCGGTCGCGCGTGGTGCAGCAGCATATTTccggcacaacaaaaaaaaaaaaaaaacggcagtTACATTCCGTTAGCGCATTTTAAATTTCCTTCTTGCGTTCGCGCTTGTCGTTTTGTCAAAAGCACGTTTTTGACGTTCTTGCGCGCATAGCGCGACACGGCAGACCGCACAGCAGGCTGGGTACGGTGATTCGGATCGATATTGGAGCGCTAGAACTTTTATCACCTTCCGGGGCAACACCGGGGTGTCGGTCCAGGCATAAGGAAAGCATCCCAGCAGGCGCAAAGCAACGGGGTCGCCTGCTGCTGTTAACGCTACTGTTTTGTGGCATTTTCGGCTGTCGGTTTTGCTGGTGGGCGCATTCAATGTGAGCGAAAAGGGAGGTCCCTTTTTATTGACCAGTGCCAAAGTGATAGTGTGTGTGCCAAAGGATTGAAAAGGTGGCTCGCATCAGTAGCTCGAAAAAATGGGTGTAAATGATAGTGAAGCTCGCAAGGATTCGATTACATCATCGCTCTGCTCGTCACATTTGGAtctggagctgctgcagcgaATGTTTGTAAAGAATGAGCCAGATGTAACGATTGACTCGTACGAGGTATGGATGTTGGGCGGGTTGGTGAACAAGAATGACACAGGTCGGAACAGTTTCTCCCCCAGAAAAAGCAGTTCCTTTTACAATTCGTGAGCTTTTTGCACGAGGAAAAGAAGTTACAATTTCCCTTCAATGTATTCATATGATTTTACTTGAGCTTCTGTCTTTTAAATGCAATTAAAGCTTGTCCGTCATCATCCTCCTGTCGAGTATCGATTTTTGTGTGGGCGGTTAAGGTCACACAGGATGACATTAGTGTCTTCAAGGCTCTGCCTCTCCTaatttaacgtttttttttcgttctcccCATCAGGAAGCGCAAGGGTCGGGACGCGGCGACAACTACACGGCCGCCCTCTTCCGCATCGCGCTCAAGGGCCACACGCTGCCGGACGGCGGCacgaaaaagctcaagtgggAAAAGAGCATCATCTGCAAACGGCTGCCGGACTGCAAGATCAAGCGCGAAGCGTTCAAAAGCGAAGCGCTGTTCCGCAACGAGGTCGTGTTCTACAACACCATCATGCCCGAGTACGTGGCGTTCCAGCGGCGGCAGGTGGAGACGGTCGGCGCAGGCACCGACGTGCCGGCGAGCGAGCGGCTCTTTCAGGCCATCCCGCACTGCTACCTGGCCCGGGACGATCTGATCGTGCTGGAGGATCTGCGGGTGCGCTCGTTCACGATGCCGGACCGGCAGGCGGGCCTCGGACCGCAGCAGCTCGAGGCGGTGCTGGCGGAGCTGGCCCGCTTTCACGCGGTCAGCCTCGCGTACCAGCGGCGCCATCCGGCCGAGTTCCGGCAGCTGACCGGCGCGCTTGAGGAGGGCATCTTTTCGCAGGCGAACGAGGAATGGTACCGCCGGTACTACGACGTGCTGACGCGCAACGCCATCCAGATGGTGCGGCAAACGGTGCCGGAAAAGCGGGACCATCTGGCCAAGCTGGAGGCATTCCTGGGCAACTGTTTCGGCCACCTGGTGGAGCTGGTAAACCGGACCAGCGAGCTGTCGGTCATCTGCCACGGCGACTGCTGGACGAACAACATACTCTTCCGGTACGATGATGCCGGCGCAATCGCTGAGGTAGGGAATGCTGGGCACGTCCGCAACTGTGCGTCACTGATGCGCCCTGAaatgctttctctctctctctctggcttGCAGACGTGTTTGGTGGACTTTCAGCTCATCCGGCACGGTTCGCTAGCGCTCGATCTCGCCTACCTGATCTACTGCTGCACCGATGGGGCGCTGCGCAAGAAGAGCCTGCAGCACTGGCTGCAGACGTACCACCAGCAGCTGGTACGCtcgctgcggctgctgctgggcggcgGCGGGTTCGCCGAAGCGTTCGGCTCCGACCAGCGGCTGTGGGAGCAGATCGGCGACGAGTTCAGGGTGTGCGCCCGGTTCGGGCTCGGCGCGGCCATGGACATGCTGCCGATCAGCACCTGCTCGTCGGAGGAGGCGCCCGATCTGTACGCGAGCGGGACGGAGACGGCCGCCACGCCGCCCGAGCTGAACGTGCCGCCGAACGAGCTGTGCCGGCAGAAGATGACCATGCTGGTGCTGGAGCTGATCGATGGCGGCATGCTGTGAGGCGCAGAAACGAAAGAACGCtgacgg contains:
- the LOC120893984 gene encoding uncharacterized protein LOC120893984, whose translation is MGVNDSEARKDSITSSLCSSHLDLELLQRMFVKNEPDVTIDSYEEAQGSGRGDNYTAALFRIALKGHTLPDGGTKKLKWEKSIICKRLPDCKIKREAFKSEALFRNEVVFYNTIMPEYVAFQRRQVETVGAGTDVPASERLFQAIPHCYLARDDLIVLEDLRVRSFTMPDRQAGLGPQQLEAVLAELARFHAVSLAYQRRHPAEFRQLTGALEEGIFSQANEEWYRRYYDVLTRNAIQMVRQTVPEKRDHLAKLEAFLGNCFGHLVELVNRTSELSVICHGDCWTNNILFRYDDAGAIAETCLVDFQLIRHGSLALDLAYLIYCCTDGALRKKSLQHWLQTYHQQLVRSLRLLLGGGGFAEAFGSDQRLWEQIGDEFRVCARFGLGAAMDMLPISTCSSEEAPDLYASGTETAATPPELNVPPNELCRQKMTMLVLELIDGGML